The following is a genomic window from Nicotiana tabacum cultivar K326 chromosome 3, ASM71507v2, whole genome shotgun sequence.
AAAGCTGGTGGAGCACATGGTCCTCTCAGGGCTTCTGCCCACATTAGAGTTTCAGCAAGGTTCGACTATCAGCCAGATATTTGTAAGGACTACAAAGAGACGGGATATTGTGGATACGGGGACTCTTGCAAATTTATGCATGACCGTGGAGATTATAAGTCTGGTTGGCAGATTGAAAAAGAGTGGGACGAAGCTGAGAAAGAGAGGAAACGTAAATTGGCTATGGGGATGCTCGACGAGGATgatgaggatgctgagaagagtgatgaagatgatgatgacgCCTTACCATTTGCTTGCTTTATCTGCAGAGAGCCTTTTGTTGACCCCGTTATGACCAAATGCAAGCATTACTTCTGTGAGCATTGTGCATTAAAGGTAATTTCATTGACCTTTTTCTCTTGCTTGCTTGATCTCATAATGGAATCTGTGAACACCAACTCCTATATGTTCCTTTTCCATTCCTCTTGTTTCTAACCTATTCCTCTTGTTTTTAAACTTTACCTCTTGTTTGAGGTGGCAATAGAGTTTACCCCCTCCCTCTTCCCCAACCGCAACCACCTAAAAAGGAAAGGAATGCAGTAGAGTGGACTTTCTTGGTGCATATTGCCCTTAATGTGCCCTTTCcttattgttttttttatatacagTGCAACTATGGTCAGGAGAAATTTTGTATATGTGGAGTTAGATTGACACTAGGATGTAAAAGTACCAACTGAAATAGGCAAGAGTTACTTCTCCGGCAAGTATTGGAATTTAcctttttccttaattagaaaAAACTACCCCTTATATTGGTTGGGCTTTCGACAAAGAATAGAGATTAGAGACTACTTAAATTAATTTGAGTTGCAGTCATCTCGGTCACACAGATATGACTTATATGAATTGTTAAATATTCGAAATGTACTTCTCATTGCCGATCTCAAGTGGTAATGGTAGAGACCTGCTCTACAAGGCGATGGGATATGAGATTCCCCTTAGGATAAAGCAGGATTCTTTCACTTCTATTTTTCTCTTGTGTGAATTGATCATATTACACAGCTATGACTTATTTCACTTCTATTTTTCTCCTTTGTGCAAATTGCAAggtaatcaattttttttttgtttttttttggggtTTTGTGGTTAACAGCACCATGCAAAGAACAAGAAGTGTTTTGTATGCAACCAGCCAACGCTTGGAATATTCAATACAGCATTTGAAATACGTAAGAGAATGGCGGCTCAAGGAAAATGATGGATGCCAAGCAAGGGGTTATTGCTTCACAGATGAAGACATGTGCTTCAAACACGATGTGCACAATAATCCAATTGAGAAGTTGGTCGGTTGTCTGAATCTCAACTTTGAGGAGTTGGACTAATGTACGCATTACTGTATAGTGGATGCTGAAATTTTGTTATATTAATGCAATTTGACTAATGTAGTACTAAATTCATATATGTTTGGTATTTTTTAACTATCCTTAAATTTTGTGCTTCGCTTCAGAGAAATGTGCGCTTTTTACTTCTTGCTTTTCGCTTCAAGCTTCGTAGACATTGTTGCCTTTTTTACGCTTTTAAAAGCACTGCTGGTCAGTTCTCTCTCTTCCAGTATACCACGGAAACTCGTCTTCCGCTTTATTGTAAGTACATACAAGTTGGATATCTTGGATTTGCGTTTTTGTATGTGAAAGGTATCACCCTATCAGTTTTCTTGCTAAAGCTCTTGTATAACTGATTCTCAGACTGTTGTAGTCTTCCTTCATGTGTAGAACTTTTTTGTTGACAAGCACCTAACATGTTCAGATCATATGCTTATAAAGCTAACTTTAATAGAAGCATACTTCTGCCCCAGGGCCTAGCTCAAGTGACAAAGGGTGGTGGATTTGTGTCTTAGGTCACAGGTTCAAGTCCCCACACCATGCAAAGCAAagtctggtatttaagtggagaagggtagaggggtgGGCCCGttatccaccgagtttcgaaGGCTGTTGGTCCAAAGGATCGGCTCCAGATGGATTTCTCggtcataaaaaaaaaatagaagtatACTCCCTTATTCTGGACAAGGTTGGGAATATTATAGTGCCAATCCAACTCTTCATgcgatttttcatattttatctaCTAAATCTGTTCCCCCCTTAGATTTTTCAAAAGCTAGCTAATTGCTATCACGCGTAACGGAGGATTTACCCCCTGGAGTACATGCCATgtatcctttttttcttttaatcataTAATTTGTTTTCTCACAGAAGGAAAAGTTTCAGGTTGTCGTGACTCATCCATTCTAGTCGCAAGGGTTTTGTCTGCATCACTAGTCCAAGTATTAAGCTGAACCTTTTTCTGATTTCAACGGCtaactggaaagtgatacaagCTAATAGAATAGTAATGTTGTGTGGCTATCGTTGCCCTTTGAAGAAACTATACTTAAAACTCAAGTTAATGAAGGTTAATTACACAACAAATGCAATGGTGAGAGTTCCACATGCCAAGTTTGTCTTGCTTCTTATAACAAATGCAACGAAGAACTTTATCCCGAACTAAAGAAGAAAACAAGAGCGGTGAATTGAATCACGCTACAAGAAAGTCAACAAATCTAATGGTGAGTGTTTTACCAGCCAAGTTTTACTCTTGCTTGTCATAGTTTTAGTGTCAAATGCATTAGCAAGTAAATAATTATTAGACAGAAAGCAATCACTGTCTCAAAGTATTGGGAACTTCTTTCAATAATCTGGGGAACTCTAACATGCCTTATTCAGCTATGTGCTGTACCAACATAAAAATACCCTTTAGAGCAACGGCTTCTTTAGATCTCAATCCTGAAATTTCATTGTCAAGTGTTCATGGCTCTGTTCAGCAGCATCACCGACTCTAGCTGATCAGATCTACATTGAATCTAATGCTTCTGTGAGAGTTTTAAGCTACAATTTGTACTGTTTTTATCCCATTTTCATTCTGATTAGAAGAAACCAATGAGAAGAAACTGCTAAGCTGCTTGTAGCATATTTACATGTAAGGAACTCTCCAATTTTCATTTGAATTGttaatacaaaaagttgaaagacACAATGCTAATAATCACAGAAAgaactttcctttcttttctcctATTGTATACAAAGGATGGTTAGTGAAAACCAGAGGAGAGTGAGCATTCATCCACTATCTCTAAACCTGTTATAGACAATAAATTAGCCATAAATATTTCCATGGCTGACAAGAttcaattaaaaagaaaaaaggaaaagaaaacgaAAATCATCCTTTGGCTCATCTCTCATTGGACAAAAAGTTAGGAATCAGCAGTCCTCTAGAACAAAATCCGGTTAACCTGTGCGTCACGAGTGTATATATGCACGGACAACATCTATTATGGGGGTTTCACATATTGGACATTTTCCGGTGCCCCAAAGCAATTCATGGGCACACCTGAAACAGGTGCACATATGCCCACACCTGAAAAGAATGGATAATGATACCCAAGAGATTAATATTACTTGTTTCTTGTGTATTTTGAATTGCCTTAGTGAAAATTCTTGCTGCAATCAATGCCAAGTACCTGTAAAGGAGAGAATCAACTTGCGCCCCATAGCAAATACGACAATTTGCTCTGTTTGCACCCTTATCTGAATTATTCCCAATCATTGGACCTGCATTACAAAAATGTTACACTCTACTCCCTTTCTGTATATAACCAAACAGGgaggaaaaatagaaaagaaaaagatcacAGGTATATGAAGCTCCATAAGTGAAGCCAGATCTTGGAACTTACTCAATAGTTATTCAAAAGTGTGCAAAGATTGAGAGGAGGAAGAAAACCATGGTATGATGCAACAAATTTCAACAAGGTAAGCTTGTTCCCCCCAAAAAAAGTTCAATAAGGTAAAGAATATAAGAAGTGAAACGACTTCACAATATAGCTATTTCTTCTGTCAAGTTTTTCTTATAGGTTATGAAGGGTTTTATGAAGTTAGAAAACACAAAAACAATCAAATCGTTTTATGAATGATGATGGAGGAGCTTAGTAAGCATCTTATATTTAGATTTCAGTAAACCAACTCACCTGACTGAGTTATTGCAGCTGTAACCTCCTGCTTAATGGAATGTTGTAATTTCATTTGCATGTTCACGCAGCTGTTTATTGATCTTCGTATTTCAAATATCTCTTGGTGGAGTTGCTCCATATGTCCTCGCAATTCATATATTAGTTCCATTTCCTGTTAATGCCATGTTGTTATGACTAGTCTCAAACTCAGGAATATCTGGCAAGTCATTGTAAAAATAGTGGGGGAAAAAAACTTACAATTGAAGTGTGTATAGCGGAGGAGGAGCATTGTTGATTGTGATGGGAGTAAATATTGGATGACTGAGATTGTGGTAAAGAATTAGACGGAAGGTGACAGGAGTCATCAGTGACACCCCGGTCTTGATTATTGCTCCATGACGGTAAAGTATGTGAAGCTTTCTTCTGATCAACTAATTCCTCAGGTTCGAGGTAATGTTGTCTAATTGGTGTATTGTCATCTTCAAAGTCATCCTCATAACCCGagtcttcttcttcctcatcatCTTCGGCCTCTCCTCCTCGTGTTTCATTATGTGATACCATTTCCTcttccttctctttttctttaggTACACGTGCCTCTACTTCTTCCTGAAGCTGGCCGGTCATTGCATTAGGTAGTTGTTGTGAGCGAGACGCCATTAGTCGATCTATTTTCTCTCTCAAACCACTATTAAGAAAGATTGAAACACTTTTTCTGCACAATTATGAAGAGCAAAAGTAAGTGCAGATCAGGGGCTATGCTTCTACTACAGAAGCTGAATATTAATATCTTAGGGCAGCTAAAGGAGATATACAGACTCTATATTCACTCGAGTATCACTTTCATTGGCAAGCAGGGGACTATAAAATCTAAACTATGACGTCCTTTTCCAAATTGCAAAGTCCGTTTTCTTGAATCTCATCTCATTTCGATCAAACACGTGTCACATTCTTCTACGAGGTTAAGTCGTATTTTCAGAGATTATCTCCACACCGACACGGACAAGTACAGAAATGATCCATGCTTCGGTCCTGTTTGCCTGATATACTCTAAGTGACAATTATGTTCTGAGGTGGATTCACTTTTGTTATTGCCTTAATTTTTGTGATCTCTGTCTGATCTCTAGTGACAGCCTTCATGTAGTAACAACGGTTCATTTCTGTCTGATACTCTTAGTGGAAATCATATTCTAATGGTTTGCTATTGGTTCTCCCTTGAAAGCTTTGTGCTTCATTAATGTGGGCAGGCAAATGTCTACGAATCGTACACATTTGCCAAAGTAAAACATATATCCAACTGgtgcaacaaacaacaacaacaacaacaacaacccagtgtaatcccacaagtggggtctggggagggtaatatgtacgcagaccttacctctaccccgaggggcagagaggctgtttccaggagaccctcggctcaaagaggcaacaagagacactatattagtactatcaatagactcataataaaacaacataaaataccataaaatccataacataacataaataccataaaataacaaagtaacagcaatataagagatataggaaatacgagaaagatgtaaggtattaatacacaacagataaagcccatcatcagtagttgatcaataacatcctaagactaattcctaactggctagtctcactctagtgcgctgtagaaaagacatcacaatttcccctaacctacaaccttaatgctcgatctccacaattccctgtttagggccatgtcctcagtaaccctaagtcgcgccatatcctgcctgatcacctctccccaatacttcttaggtctccctctacctctcctcgtacccaccaccgccagtcgttcacaccttctcaccggtgcatcagtgttcctcctctgaatgtgcccgaaccatttgagtcttgcttcccgcatcttgtcctccatgggggccacacccctTGGTATCTTTCTTGTCTAAGGCCTTCCCACTCTTTACGTGGACGGGAAATATCACTTACCCAGTCATGGTTGGATTCTGACTGCTGCTCGTAGTTAGACTGTAGTTCATCCCATCCACTTGGTGTGTGAGAATAATCACTTACCCAACCACAATCACTGTCCATTAGATTCTGGTTGGTCGCTTCCTCTTCCCAGTCACTTTGACGTTTGGTGCTCTCACTAGACCACTCATTACTTGTTCCTGCATGCTGCAAGTTATTTGCATCTTGTTCTTCTCTATGGACACTTTGTTCACTATACTTGGAAGGTTTTGGTGTCTCTACAAATTCCAGTGACTTGTCATGGCTAGCTTCACAGCTTGCATATCCCCAGCTAGCTTGGTCATGGGAAATATCTGATCTCCGTAGTTGTGAAGTACAATGTAGTAATTTGGAGCTAACTGCTTGATGACTGTGGTCCACCTCATTAAGATTTGGACTTAAAGAACTGTCCGAATGTTGGGTATGAAATGGCATTTCTTTCTGGGGATTTGACGAGCTTGTAGCTTTCACATTTGTTGTAACCCTTTGGGAGCTTATCTTCTCTTCTCGCTGTTGATTGGAGGGAAATTTTTTTCCAACTTGTGAGTTGTTATCTACCACCTTTGTGCAGAGAGTTATCGGCTCACTAGGCTCTTGTGAATGATTCCCTCGTGCAGACGTGGACGCAGATTCTGATTTTGGACTGTTATTTTCCACTGCTATAGAGGTGCTTCTTGAGTCAGCTACACCAGGCTGCATTCCCTGCTGATTCCTTTCTCTCCGCTTATACGATGCTAATTCACTTCCAACTTTTACAGTGTCGTTATCAGCCAGTTCTCTATGGCAGCTGATCGAGCCTTTGTCATCCCTTTCACAATTCTGTACTCTTTGCTGATTTAGTGTGGAATTCCGGCTTTCCTGGGTGTTATCTGCCGCTTCTCTTGAGAGGCTTCTTGATTCAGCTTCACCATTCTGACTTCCTGTATTGAACCTTTTCCTGAAATGAATTAACATATTTCAATTTCAATTATTCCATATTAAGGTACATTTTGAATCAGAAAGACCATAACTTTGTTTCCATAAGGTAGAACCCGAATGGATAATTAATTCCCTTCAAACCACATAACTCATAAGGAAATGCCCTGATTCTTAAATACTTTTCATTGTGAAAATGGAAAGAACAATACAAGAAAAGCTGATTGAAGGGAAAGTCTACCAGTCTCATTAACGTGTTTTCAGCTTCAATTGTTTAGTTTTTCATACATTTGATGAGTTACAACTTACGTGCatagttcatatatatatatatatatatatagagagagagagagagagagagtccacATTAAAATAAAATGGCAACTAAACGACGGATAAACTGTCAACAACAGCAATAGGTTCCCAAGATTGGATTCTCCCTAGACTGTGTTAACAAACTATAATCTTCTTTGCCTCAGCATGTCAAAGAAAAAGAACTGTTCAACTGAGAACAAATGGTGCAATTTTGCtctaaaattttcatattttaagcAGTTGAGAACATGATGATCAGAAACATTCTCCATAAGGTAACTGCAGATTAATTCTTTGTAATGGCCATTTGATATTTACAAAGACATGGATCAAAAGGAGTTAAATAAGGACCTTTACCTGATATGCGTGATTGCAGATTGAGACATTCTATTTGATTCGGATGATGTGCCTTTGGTTGATCGATCATCTCTGGCGCCTATGCCACGACGCAGGAATCTAACTTTAAGCAAAGCCTATTCAGGAAGTTGGATTTGAGTAAATGATACTAGTTTAAAGCAAATTCAACAGTAAAATTACACTTGAATGAAGGATTAGAGAGCAAAAAGCAAACCTGAATACGACCTCTTTGTTGGAACTTGGAAACGGCCTTACGCTCCTTAAAACCTTCAAGTTCCCGGTATCTGTCACGCTCCATTTGCAATAGCAAATCGCTCAATGCCTGGCGACCTCTGATAATACGGGGCGAGTGCAGAACCGGGAAAAAACTCCTCTGTTGTTGCTGTAATTGCTCTGAATGATCAAATGATGTTTTAATTCGAGGCAACGATTCACCACCACAGGCAAGGGCAGCATTATTACCATTGTTCTCGCTCTCATGATTCTCTTCACCATTACTACTCGCCAATTTCCTAATTATATCAGCAACTCTTggcttttctctttctttaataTTTGAATGTCTTTCATTCACAACCGTGGTTTTATCCAATGGTTCCCAATCTCCCGATGATTCGCCATTGACGCTCATGGACGGAGTCTCAAATCGTCCatctaccgaagattcatcacATGTATCATCACATCCTTTCTGAGGTGAATTGTTCCCCAAATTCACGCTCTTTGATACCGTTTCAAAATCCCTCCAACGGCGTACAAGGGTCGAAACTCCACCATTATTAGGAACTTCTACGATGCTGCCTTCAGGCAATGAACCATTCGTGTTCGCGTTCGCCTCTCTCTGTTTCGTAGTCCTAGTAGAAAACACCATTTCTCTAGCTTTATCCCATTTATTATTATTAGTGGATTTGATGTTAGTCGTGGGACTATTCTCATTGTTATCCCATTGTGGTTTGTGAACCCATAAATCAGCATAGTCAACATGACCAGGTCCATGACTATCAACAGAGGAAGGGGTGGGTTGACTTGTAGAAATGCAAGAATGGATGTGGGTATGAACCAAATCTTTGAGATTCTTTTGAAAAGCAGCATTAGTTGAATCTCTATGGCTGCAACGATCACGCCTATTACGATCTCTGAGGACATGACCaaagggagaagaagaagaggctaTTTCTACCTGAGAAGATGCCATTTCTTCTGACCCTTTTTGCTCAATCAAGAATGTTGCTATGATGTTAATTATTATTTGTTGACAAAAAGGAGAAAACTTTGAACATTTCAATGTTCCCCTATTAAAAATTGGAAACAACCCATCTggttgaaaaaatgaaaatgactgCAAAAATGTCTCGCTtttcaatgaagaagaagaagaaattaggaGAAACACAATAGAAACTAACCATAGAAACATTCAAGAATAACAAAAATGATATAATTCATTCCTATACCTCTCTTTTAACTGTTTTCCTCTCTTTCAATgataagaaaatcaagaaaattcCTAGTAATAAATTGAATGAATGAAAGACCAAAAGAGCTGTTTTTTGGGTAATTAAAACGTCAAAAACGGTCAATTAGCGCAAACCGCACGTCTCGCCGATTATTTCTCGTCTTTCATCATCTTGTTAAAACTTATCAATATTCTTTCCAAACGGGGTCTAATTAGAACTTTCCACATGGAAAAATGAATGGCAAAGGAAAGAgagagaagggggggggggggttatgtgggggggggggaagaGGGGTAGAGGTGAGTAAGATGTGAAGTGTAGAGCAAACAAACAAAAGATGGGAGCTTCGTgggggaagaaaaaaaaatcttagaGAAGACGAAAAGAGAGGGAATGGGGAGATGTGGACATGTGGTGTTgtgctgttgttattgttgttgtgcaAGTGtttttttcattaataaaacagTAAGCTGCTGTGCATATGTGTAGTATCAGAGTTTGGTGTAAGGGAGCTCTGCAAAAAGggcaagagagagagagagacgttGGATTTGAGCCGTTGGAAATGTGGGGTCGCGATTGAATTATATATCCCTCTGTTTCTAAGGCTTCCTTTTTTTCCTACTTTGCGGTAAAGCCAAACCATTTGCCATCTTTCCATGAGAGCGTCTCCCTTTTCCTTGACCACTTCTCCACTATTCTTTTGCAACTCAACAATTTTACGTGACAACAataacaacttttttttttttttttttgttaaagggTGCAATTCATTAAAAAGTACTACCCGTTAAGGCAGAAACCAGTAGCATTGCTATTAGGGGTATACTGATTCCCCCTCACTGTGGCCATAGTTATAAATATTACGTTTCAAAACTTGTCTTGAGAAAGCAGTTCCTGCGATGTCTGTCCAAAAAGCATGTGTAGCAAACAATGGAGGAACTGCTGTTACAAAAATAGTATCAAAAAATCTTTCTTGGCACCCTCCTTTGCTAGTAAGTCAGCAACTTTGTTCGTCTCCCTGTAGCTGTGTTTCACCACTACGTCTCCTAGTCTTTGGACGATTGACCTGCATTCAAAGATAATTGAGTTAAAGACAAGGTTTCCGTTGTTAAGCATTCTAATTACCTCTGTGGAGTTTGTGTTGATTTCCAAGGGCATTAGCTGCCTTTCTTCAGCGATTTGCAAGCCTTTCAGTACTGCAAGCAACTCAGCCTGAGTTTTGGTAGTGTGTTGAATACTTCCCATGTAGCCCAGCACCCAGTTTCCACTTGCATTTCTGAAGACTCCTCCCACTCCTCCCTTTTCCGAATTACCAACTACAGCCCTGTCGGTATTGAGCTTGTACGTGTTGGTTAGAGGGGTGTCCAGTTGACCCAGATAGATATCTCTTTTGTAGGTTTTCTGTTGATCAATATGGTTATATACTCTGTTGCTTTTGCCAGAGCAGCTTTTGTATTAACCATATCCTTCCTATTGTTGAAGAGATTATTATTTCTTGAAAGCCAATTTTGCCAGAAGCAGAAAGAGAGTAGGTCTTCCCAATTGATGATGTTGTGAATGGTTTCTTTTATAGGAAGGCCCATGTGGTTGGCAAGTCCCTACTAAAGGAGGTAACATGGCTTGGGAGTGGGTTGGTACTTTTTGAGACAAGGTTTGTCCAGACTAGTTTTGTGTTGGGGCAATCGAAGAAGATGTGGACAGATGTTTCAATTGTCTGGTTACAGAAGTAGCATTTAGGATCCAGATGAATTCTAATATGGTGAAGGAAGGCTCTAGTGGGGAGCATATCATGGAAGAGTAGCCAAAAGAAAGACTTGATCTTATTTGAAACTTTTAGTTTCCCGACCTACAAGTAGTTATTACTTGTGTCTGCACCTTTTTGTTGGGCTAGATTATCTAGTAGAGAGTATGCTGGCTTTGAGGTGAAGATGCCATTGGTGGTGATTCCCCAGATCATTCTGTCCTCTTTTATTGGGTTAGATGGTATGAATGTGTTTAAGATGGTGTTTTTGATACTTGGGGGGATGCTTAGGGATATAGAAGAAAAATTCCAATTCCCATTATTGTGAAATGATGCCACTGTAATAGTCAGGTCCTCCTGTGTAAGAGGGCCTTCAATTATGGATCTGATTGAGGGGAGGTTTTGGGATCCAAGGGTAATTGATGAATCTGACTCTGTTCCCTGAGTGGACAACCCATCTTTTGGCTTGTATGCATGTTTCCCACCCTTTGAGGATGCATTGCCAGGTGcttggttttgatttttttggAGGGTACCTCCAGTTGCAGTGCTTGGCTATGAGAGTTTTTTCCAGAAGGAGGATGGGTTCTGGTATAGCCTCCATGCCAATCCTAAATGATGGCTTTATTTTTCAGGTCAACTTTGTGGATTCCAAGGCCACCCCGTGCCTTAAACTTTGTAATTGTATCCCAGGAAACGAGGTGCATCTTTCTTTTGGTAGTGGTGGTACCCTAGATGAAATTCCTTTGGATTTTGTCAATCTCTTTGGATGTTTTGGAGGGGAGTTTGATGTATTGCATGACATGGTTAGGGATGATGTTAAGAGATGCTTTTGCTAGGGTAGTCCTTCCAGTCATATTAAGCATGTTTGTTTTTCACCCAACCAACTTTGTGTGCAGATTGTCTATGATGAATTGGAAACCATTGTAGGTAGgccttttgtcacgaccctaaacccgatcccggtcgtgatggcgcctctcgtgaagacaaggccaaccgacacattcccaattcatttttaagcagTTAAGATAATACAAgtaagtcttaaacataataagTATCCCAAATAGATAAGTTGAAACAGTACAGTTGCGGAAAATAAGCCCAATACAACCggacatcgaggtgtcaccagtcatgagcatctataatacTACTACAAGTCTGACAGAGGCTACTAAACTATTTCATAACTAATACAGaaagaaataagatagagggagaagcattGGGCTGCGAATCGCcgggcagctacctagtgaatcttcaaatccgcctgagctggaaggatcaacactcgctagcgggacctgaaacgcctgaatctgcataagggatgcagagagtaaagtgagtactccaactcaatgagcaataatcataaataaaggctgagaaatATAAAATCACGTAAGACACATCACAtgctataaggaagcagtaaaagccagtaaaaacagTGAAACAATGAAATTATGTAAAGTcattttagttcagtttaaacttcatgaaatgccttttttaacaattaagcaagtaaatgacagacaactaggaaagataaacacataaaggaacgcccctcgggcacaataccaacagaat
Proteins encoded in this region:
- the LOC107829098 gene encoding uncharacterized protein LOC107829098; the encoded protein is MFLWLVSIVFLLISSSSSLKSETFLQSFSFFQPDGLFPIFNRGTLKCSKFSPFCQQIIINIIATFLIEQKGSEEMASSQVEIASSSSPFGHVLRDRNRRDRCSHRDSTNAAFQKNLKDLVHTHIHSCISTSQPTPSSVDSHGPGHVDYADLWVHKPQWDNNENSPTTNIKSTNNNKWDKAREMVFSTRTTKQREANANTNGSLPEGSIVEVPNNGGVSTLVRRWRDFETVSKSVNLGNNSPQKGCDDTCDESSVDGRFETPSMSVNGESSGDWEPLDKTTVVNERHSNIKEREKPRVADIIRKLASSNGEENHESENNGNNAALACGGESLPRIKTSFDHSEQLQQQQRSFFPVLHSPRIIRGRQALSDLLLQMERDRYRELEGFKERKAVSKFQQRGRIQALLKVRFLRRGIGARDDRSTKGTSSESNRMSQSAITHIRKRFNTGSQNGEAESRSLSREAADNTQESRNSTLNQQRVQNCERDDKGSISCHRELADNDTVKVGSELASYKRRERNQQGMQPGVADSRSTSIAVENNSPKSESASTSARGNHSQEPSEPITLCTKVVDNNSQVGKKFPSNQQREEKISSQRVTTNVKATSSSNPQKEMPFHTQHSDSSLSPNLNEVDHSHQAVSSKLLHCTSQLRRSDISHDQASWGYASCEASHDKSLEFVETPKPSKYSEQSVHREEQDANNLQHAGTSNEWSSESTKRQSDWEEEATNQNLMDSDCGWVSDYSHTPSGWDELQSNYEQQSESNHDWVSDISRPRKEWEGLRQERYQGCRKSVSIFLNSGLREKIDRLMASRSQQLPNAMTGQLQEEVEARVPKEKEKEEEMVSHNETRGGEAEDDEEEEDSGYEDDFEDDNTPIRQHYLEPEELVDQKKASHTLPSWSNNQDRGVTDDSCHLPSNSLPQSQSSNIYSHHNQQCSSSAIHTSIEMELIYELRGHMEQLHQEIFEIRRSINSCVNMQMKLQHSIKQEVTAAITQSGPMIGNNSDKGANRANCRICYGAQVDSLLYRCGHMCTCFRCAHELLWGTGKCPICETPIIDVVRAYIHS